A genome region from Streptomyces pratensis includes the following:
- a CDS encoding S8 family serine peptidase: MTAGMSQARKRSGSLVSRGRLLGTMAVAVTWTVGLAVAAPSVFAADVQSKQWYLEAMQAEEMWKVATGEGIKVAVIDTGVNPSTPSLKGQVLKGLDATEADGDEYDDYSGHGTTMAELISGTGKGGGLKGLAPGAKIIPIRISDTEFQDEHSVNARDSEDAIRAAADSEAQVISMSFGSEFSSPEEREAVQYAQSKGKLFFASVGNNGQDGNGEEYPAAYPQVVGVSAADKNGKVGEFSQHGQITDIAAPGLDVPYWCDETFQKYCDGNGTSQATAIASASAALVWSAHPEWTANQVLNVLFDTASRDWEKGTLSKYLGHGLIRPSMNILKGKGAPGAADISPLTKEKTSGSAGSAAPSASASSQPDKKEKADDGAVAGSSTEKNDDSQLGLILGGVAVVLVLGGGAFAIARKRRTA; this comes from the coding sequence ATGACAGCAGGAATGAGCCAGGCCCGAAAGCGCAGTGGCTCTCTCGTATCGAGAGGGCGCCTACTCGGCACGATGGCCGTGGCCGTTACTTGGACTGTGGGACTTGCTGTGGCTGCTCCCTCAGTATTTGCCGCAGACGTGCAGTCCAAGCAGTGGTATCTCGAAGCGATGCAAGCCGAAGAGATGTGGAAGGTCGCCACGGGGGAAGGCATCAAGGTTGCTGTCATCGACACAGGCGTCAACCCGTCGACGCCGTCTCTCAAGGGGCAGGTCCTGAAGGGGCTCGACGCCACAGAGGCCGACGGTGACGAATACGACGACTACAGCGGCCACGGCACTACCATGGCTGAGCTGATTTCGGGAACTGGCAAGGGCGGAGGGCTGAAGGGCCTTGCCCCGGGTGCGAAAATCATCCCGATCCGGATCAGTGACACCGAATTCCAGGATGAGCACTCGGTGAATGCGCGTGACTCTGAAGACGCCATTCGCGCTGCGGCAGACAGTGAGGCGCAGGTCATCAGCATGTCGTTCGGTAGCGAGTTCTCGTCCCCCGAAGAGCGTGAGGCCGTCCAGTACGCACAAAGCAAGGGAAAGCTCTTCTTCGCTTCCGTTGGAAATAATGGACAGGACGGAAATGGGGAAGAGTATCCGGCGGCTTACCCCCAGGTCGTCGGAGTGTCGGCCGCGGACAAGAACGGCAAAGTAGGCGAATTTTCCCAGCACGGTCAGATCACCGACATCGCAGCTCCTGGTCTCGATGTCCCGTACTGGTGCGATGAAACCTTCCAGAAATATTGCGATGGAAACGGCACCAGCCAGGCAACCGCCATCGCGTCGGCCTCAGCGGCCCTGGTGTGGTCCGCCCACCCGGAATGGACCGCTAACCAAGTCCTCAATGTGCTTTTTGACACTGCCAGCCGGGACTGGGAAAAGGGCACCCTCAGCAAGTACCTCGGCCACGGCTTGATCCGCCCCTCCATGAACATTCTGAAGGGCAAGGGAGCCCCCGGCGCCGCGGACATCAGTCCTCTCACCAAGGAGAAGACGTCCGGTTCCGCAGGCTCAGCAGCCCCCTCCGCATCAGCTTCGTCACAGCCTGACAAGAAGGAGAAGGCTGACGACGGCGCCGTGGCAGGCTCCAGCACGGAGAAGAACGACGACAGCCAACTGGGCCTGATCCTCGGCGGAGTGGCGGTAGTCCTCGTGCTCGGCGGCGGTGCCTTCGCGATTGCCCGCAAGCGCCGGACCGCCTGA
- a CDS encoding WXG100 family type VII secretion target, translating into MADQKLSDEMLLKLEDELSKRFESVKGQLKTLQATIDSLEGAWKGVGANAFNAKQDDINIKMGNIATRLVNFQEAIKAARTISGNTEDEIRQALQGVDVVAGHSEGSQAKTSAINAL; encoded by the coding sequence ATGGCAGATCAGAAGCTTTCAGATGAGATGCTCCTCAAGCTTGAGGACGAGCTCAGCAAGCGCTTCGAATCGGTGAAGGGCCAGCTGAAGACGCTCCAGGCGACGATCGACAGCTTGGAAGGCGCCTGGAAGGGCGTCGGCGCCAACGCCTTCAACGCCAAGCAGGACGACATCAACATCAAGATGGGCAACATCGCCACCCGGCTGGTGAACTTCCAGGAAGCCATCAAGGCGGCCCGGACCATCTCGGGCAACACCGAGGACGAGATCAGGCAGGCCCTCCAGGGTGTGGACGTCGTCGCCGGTCACTCGGAAGGTTCGCAGGCCAAGACCTCGGCCATCAACGCCCTCTGA
- a CDS encoding e9imm peptide, giving the protein MTAVAREAAIELVQKIMDADHVDDAEMCGVMEALGKALGCPSGYVSDLIFWPKGRELTAPAVVDQALKYRPFAL; this is encoded by the coding sequence GTGACGGCGGTGGCTCGTGAAGCGGCCATTGAGTTGGTGCAGAAGATCATGGACGCCGACCACGTTGACGATGCCGAGATGTGCGGTGTGATGGAAGCGTTGGGCAAGGCCCTGGGCTGTCCGAGCGGCTACGTAAGCGACTTGATCTTTTGGCCCAAGGGGCGGGAGCTGACAGCTCCCGCGGTGGTCGACCAGGCTCTGAAATACCGGCCCTTCGCCTTGTGA
- a CDS encoding WXG100 family type VII secretion target, with amino-acid sequence MPTNDGTMVVTYASLEQAAGDIDRQSRQLQEDLAAIKRMVASVSELWVGEAKTAYDAAQAGWDRDATGIHTALAEISRKVRDAGTAYQAGDKRARANFE; translated from the coding sequence ATGCCGACCAACGACGGCACCATGGTTGTCACTTACGCAAGCCTGGAGCAGGCCGCTGGGGACATCGACCGGCAGAGCAGGCAGCTTCAGGAGGACCTTGCGGCGATCAAGCGCATGGTAGCCAGCGTGTCCGAGCTCTGGGTGGGCGAGGCCAAGACGGCGTACGACGCAGCGCAGGCCGGCTGGGACCGCGACGCCACGGGCATTCATACAGCCCTGGCCGAGATCTCCCGCAAGGTGCGTGACGCCGGTACGGCCTACCAGGCCGGCGACAAGCGGGCGCGGGCCAACTTCGAGTAG
- the rpsO gene encoding 30S ribosomal protein S15 — protein sequence MPLDAATKKQIMSEFAQKEGDTGSPEVQVAMLSRRISDLTEHLKTHKHDHHSRRGLLILVGQRRRLLQYLAKKDIQRFRALVDRLGIRRGAAGGAK from the coding sequence GTGCCGCTCGACGCCGCTACGAAGAAGCAGATCATGTCCGAGTTCGCCCAGAAGGAGGGTGACACCGGATCCCCCGAGGTCCAGGTCGCCATGCTCTCCCGCCGGATCTCGGACCTGACGGAGCACCTCAAGACGCACAAGCACGACCACCACTCCCGCCGGGGTCTGCTGATCCTCGTCGGCCAGCGTCGCCGTCTTCTGCAGTACCTTGCCAAGAAGGACATCCAGCGCTTCCGTGCGCTCGTCGACCGCCTCGGCATCCGCCGTGGTGCGGCCGGCGGCGCCAAGTAA
- the eccCa gene encoding type VII secretion protein EccCa, whose amino-acid sequence MSQIVVKRPPRALPSEVPGEQVQLQPPPELPRGQQEGVMMQLLPMLGMGGSVVFFFMTPNPIMRIMGMIMIASTIAMAIAMIIRFRRGTQGQLADMRRDYLKYLTQTRRAVLRTARQQRDAQFYLHPSPEQLWALVAEGSRVWERRVGDADFAHVRIGLGSQELATPLVAPDTAPVDELEPLTAGAMQQFLTTHSTLDGLPMAVSLRAFYHLTVSGEAESARATARAMVGALASLHSPEDLIIAVATGREAAPRWDWTKWLPHVQVRGSIDGAGSRRLISTSVVELEEMLAGHLEGRPRFQPGGQPLLDQPHVVVVLDGELVPATSALASAEGLQGVTVVEIVTGQVHGARGGLSIVVDPHSLQLESGHGLVYDGLPDLLSHEAAEALARQLAPLHVATGGDDDEPLLANLEFTDLLNLGDAASVDVSRTWRARSQAERLRVPIGVGEDGAPVMLDLKEAAQEGMGPHGLCVGATGSGKSELLRTLVLGLAVTHTSETLNFVLADFKGGATFAGMAQMPHVAAVITNLADDLTLVDRMGDSISGELNRRQEMLRDAGNYANIHDYEKARAAGAPLQPIPSLVLVIDEFSELLTAKPDFIEMFVQIGRIGRSLGVHLLLASQRLEEGRLRGLETYLSYRIGLRTFSAGESRAALGVPDAYHLPNVPGSGYLKYGTDEMVRFKAAYVSGVYRSGAQPAASSGPLPVDRRPVVFTAAPVPVRYVQPTAQAGVPEARKAEDDALADTVLDVIVRRLEGRGASAHQVWLPPLDNPPSFDELLPGLSAVEGRGLTQPGFEGSGRLVVPLGVVDKPYEQRRDTLYRDFSGAAGHMQITGGPQSGKSTLLRTLIAGFALTHTPHEVQFYGLDFGGGGLSSVSGLPHVGGIASRLDPERVRRTVAEVYGIMARREEYFRSAGIDSIATFRRMRARGEISATDQPWGDVFLIIDGWGNFRTDYEGLESAAVDIAQRGLGYGIHLIVTASRSMEVRANLKDHLMNRLELRLGDVMDSELDRKAAVNVPAGVPGRGLTPEKLHFMAAVPRIDGINSDSDLSEATAAMNQEVARHWTAAPAPAVRLLPRELPAHELPAGYAQPERGIAFGIDENNLEPVFLDFERDPFFLVFGESESGKSNLLRLLIKQLTERYDGNAAKFFVIDNRRALLDVTPATHLAEYVPMSNNMDHHADALYDLMKRRTPSPEVTAQELRDRSWWSGPTVFVVVDDYDLVSTSSGNPLAKLTEMLPFSRDVGVRFIIARSTAGAGRALYEPFLQRILELGAQGVMLSGDPVEGDILGNVRPRPMPPGRGVFVTRRRGNPLVQSGLMDGDR is encoded by the coding sequence GTGAGCCAGATCGTCGTCAAGCGCCCACCGCGGGCCCTCCCCTCCGAAGTTCCGGGCGAGCAGGTGCAGTTGCAACCTCCGCCGGAGTTGCCCCGCGGGCAGCAGGAGGGGGTGATGATGCAGCTGCTGCCGATGCTCGGCATGGGTGGTTCCGTCGTCTTCTTCTTCATGACACCGAACCCGATCATGCGGATCATGGGCATGATCATGATCGCGTCGACGATCGCTATGGCCATCGCGATGATCATCCGCTTCCGGCGCGGTACCCAGGGTCAGCTCGCGGACATGCGGCGCGACTATCTGAAGTACCTGACGCAGACCAGGCGTGCCGTGCTGCGGACCGCCCGGCAACAGCGCGACGCGCAGTTCTACCTCCACCCCTCCCCGGAGCAGCTGTGGGCGCTCGTCGCCGAGGGCAGCAGGGTGTGGGAGCGCCGGGTCGGGGACGCGGACTTCGCGCACGTACGCATCGGCCTGGGCAGCCAGGAGCTCGCCACGCCGCTCGTCGCACCCGACACAGCACCGGTCGACGAGCTGGAGCCGCTCACCGCCGGGGCGATGCAGCAGTTCCTGACGACCCACAGCACACTGGACGGCCTGCCGATGGCGGTCTCGCTCCGTGCCTTCTACCACCTGACGGTCAGCGGCGAGGCGGAGTCCGCGCGGGCCACGGCCCGCGCGATGGTCGGCGCGCTCGCCTCACTGCACTCCCCCGAGGACCTGATCATCGCCGTCGCGACCGGCCGCGAGGCCGCTCCGCGCTGGGACTGGACGAAGTGGCTCCCGCACGTCCAGGTGCGCGGCTCCATCGACGGGGCCGGCAGCCGGCGCCTGATCAGCACGAGTGTGGTCGAGCTGGAGGAGATGCTGGCGGGTCACCTCGAGGGCCGGCCCCGCTTCCAGCCGGGTGGCCAGCCGCTCCTCGACCAGCCGCATGTCGTCGTGGTCCTGGACGGCGAGTTGGTGCCGGCGACGTCCGCGCTCGCCTCGGCCGAGGGCCTTCAGGGCGTGACGGTCGTCGAGATCGTCACGGGCCAGGTCCATGGAGCGCGCGGCGGCCTCTCCATCGTGGTGGACCCCCACTCGCTGCAGCTGGAGTCGGGGCACGGTCTGGTGTACGACGGTCTTCCCGACCTGCTGAGCCACGAGGCCGCGGAGGCACTGGCGAGGCAGCTGGCCCCGCTCCACGTGGCCACGGGCGGGGACGACGACGAACCGCTGCTCGCCAATCTGGAGTTCACCGACCTGCTGAACCTCGGTGACGCGGCCTCTGTCGACGTGAGCCGGACCTGGCGGGCCCGCTCGCAGGCCGAGCGGCTGCGGGTCCCGATCGGCGTGGGCGAGGACGGCGCGCCGGTGATGCTGGACCTCAAGGAGGCCGCTCAGGAGGGCATGGGCCCGCACGGCCTGTGTGTCGGCGCCACCGGTTCCGGCAAGTCCGAGCTGCTCCGTACGCTCGTGCTCGGCCTGGCCGTCACCCATACCTCGGAGACGCTCAACTTCGTCCTCGCCGACTTCAAGGGCGGCGCCACCTTCGCCGGTATGGCGCAGATGCCCCACGTCGCCGCCGTGATCACCAACCTCGCCGACGACCTGACGCTGGTCGACCGCATGGGCGACTCCATCAGCGGTGAGCTCAACCGCCGCCAGGAGATGCTGCGCGACGCGGGCAACTACGCCAACATCCACGACTACGAGAAGGCGCGGGCGGCCGGCGCCCCGCTGCAGCCCATCCCCTCTCTCGTCCTGGTCATCGACGAGTTCAGCGAGCTGCTCACAGCCAAGCCGGACTTCATCGAGATGTTCGTCCAGATCGGGCGCATCGGCCGTTCGCTGGGCGTCCATCTGCTGCTGGCCTCGCAGCGCCTCGAAGAGGGGCGTCTCCGCGGCCTGGAGACCTACCTCTCGTACCGGATCGGTCTGCGTACGTTCTCCGCGGGCGAGTCCCGCGCGGCGCTGGGTGTACCGGACGCCTACCACCTGCCCAATGTCCCCGGTTCGGGCTACCTGAAGTACGGGACCGACGAGATGGTGCGCTTCAAGGCGGCATACGTCTCCGGGGTGTACCGCTCGGGCGCCCAGCCGGCCGCGTCCTCCGGCCCGCTGCCGGTGGACCGCAGGCCCGTGGTGTTCACCGCTGCTCCCGTACCGGTGCGCTACGTGCAGCCGACGGCGCAGGCCGGCGTGCCCGAGGCGCGTAAGGCCGAGGACGACGCCCTGGCCGACACCGTGCTCGACGTGATCGTGCGCCGGCTGGAGGGACGGGGTGCCTCCGCGCACCAGGTGTGGCTGCCTCCGCTGGACAACCCTCCGTCGTTCGACGAGCTCCTGCCGGGGCTCTCCGCGGTCGAGGGCCGTGGCCTGACGCAGCCCGGCTTCGAGGGCTCGGGGCGTCTCGTCGTACCGCTGGGTGTGGTCGACAAGCCTTACGAGCAGCGCCGCGACACGCTCTACCGGGACTTCTCCGGCGCTGCGGGCCACATGCAGATCACAGGTGGCCCGCAGTCGGGCAAGTCCACGCTCCTGCGCACACTCATCGCCGGCTTCGCCCTCACCCACACGCCCCACGAGGTCCAGTTCTACGGCCTCGACTTCGGTGGCGGTGGTCTGAGCTCGGTCTCCGGACTGCCTCACGTCGGAGGGATCGCGTCCCGGCTCGACCCCGAGCGGGTGCGCCGTACGGTCGCCGAGGTGTACGGCATCATGGCGCGCCGTGAGGAGTACTTCCGCAGCGCCGGCATCGACTCCATCGCCACCTTCCGCAGGATGCGTGCGCGCGGCGAGATCTCGGCGACGGACCAGCCGTGGGGTGACGTCTTCCTAATCATCGACGGCTGGGGCAACTTCAGGACGGACTACGAGGGCCTGGAATCGGCGGCCGTGGACATCGCGCAGCGCGGTCTCGGCTACGGCATCCACCTGATCGTAACGGCGTCGCGTTCCATGGAGGTCCGGGCCAACCTGAAGGACCACCTGATGAACCGGCTCGAACTGCGGCTCGGTGACGTCATGGACTCCGAACTGGACCGCAAGGCCGCGGTCAACGTGCCCGCCGGCGTACCCGGTCGCGGTCTCACGCCGGAGAAGCTGCACTTCATGGCGGCGGTACCACGGATCGACGGCATCAACTCCGACAGCGACCTCTCCGAGGCCACGGCGGCCATGAACCAGGAGGTCGCCCGTCACTGGACCGCGGCTCCCGCCCCGGCCGTCCGGCTGCTGCCCCGCGAACTCCCCGCCCACGAGCTGCCCGCGGGCTACGCGCAGCCGGAACGGGGCATCGCGTTCGGTATCGACGAGAACAACCTGGAGCCGGTCTTCCTCGACTTCGAGCGGGACCCGTTCTTCCTGGTGTTCGGCGAGAGCGAGTCAGGCAAGTCCAATCTGCTGCGCCTCCTCATCAAGCAGCTGACCGAGCGGTACGACGGGAACGCGGCCAAGTTCTTCGTCATCGACAACCGGCGAGCGCTGCTGGACGTCACCCCCGCCACGCACCTGGCGGAGTACGTGCCCATGTCCAACAACATGGACCACCACGCGGACGCGCTGTACGACCTGATGAAGCGCCGCACCCCCTCGCCCGAGGTCACGGCCCAGGAGCTGCGTGACCGCAGCTGGTGGAGCGGCCCGACGGTGTTCGTGGTCGTCGACGACTACGACCTGGTGTCGACGTCCAGCGGGAACCCGCTGGCGAAGCTCACGGAGATGCTGCCGTTCTCCCGGGACGTCGGCGTCCGGTTCATCATCGCCCGCAGCACGGCGGGAGCAGGCCGCGCTCTGTACGAGCCCTTCCTGCAACGCATCCTGGAACTGGGTGCGCAGGGCGTGATGCTGTCCGGCGACCCGGTCGAGGGAGACATCCTCGGCAACGTACGACCGCGTCCGATGCCCCCGGGGCGCGGGGTCTTCGTCACCCGGCGACGCGGGAATCCGCTGGTGCAGTCCGGGCTCATGGACGGCGACCGGTAA
- the eccD gene encoding type VII secretion integral membrane protein EccD encodes MTAQTAATGSGRPGPGVPAGNGTGFCRVTVVAPDSRVDVALPEDIPVADLYPEILRLSGQSPAQGAPVGYHLVRRDGTVLDSGRTLAGQRILDGELLSLRPFSESLPPAVFDDVSDAVATAVARDRTLWGDSLMRSAGLFGGSVLLVLLGFVLWTSDVRHDMHGLPGILAAVTALLLLAMACVRARVYADRGSSIALGIGVLANAAVAGAGLLPLSAGQGIGRLQFLLACAAVLVASVILMIAAPEGDGTFVAFVFASVIGVLVTFIAIMTGMEPAETAAVCAPLSVGLLAFLPGLSTRFARLPIGFEPPRTTAGDYGTSDPAPQGPVDADRITAQARRGHELLLGLVGGCALVAVGAAAVLGFSDSVWGQLLALATGVAMLMRAHLFRYTAQVGCALGAGLAALVLLGLGLSLNPPVELIREALKGDGAGLDIRTIWLTAAVAGVAALITAIGLIVPRKGVTPFWGRFLEVAEACVLLTLLPLCLAVFDVYHSIRALTS; translated from the coding sequence ATGACGGCCCAAACGGCGGCTACCGGATCCGGGCGGCCGGGTCCCGGAGTTCCGGCCGGCAACGGAACCGGATTCTGCCGGGTCACGGTCGTCGCGCCCGACAGCCGCGTCGACGTGGCGCTGCCCGAGGACATCCCCGTCGCCGACCTGTACCCGGAGATCCTCCGGCTGTCCGGGCAGAGCCCCGCCCAGGGCGCCCCCGTCGGCTACCACCTCGTGCGCCGTGACGGCACCGTCCTCGACAGCGGGCGCACGCTGGCAGGCCAGCGCATCCTCGACGGCGAGCTGCTGTCCCTGCGGCCCTTCTCCGAGTCGCTGCCCCCCGCGGTCTTCGACGACGTCTCCGACGCGGTCGCCACCGCCGTCGCCCGGGACCGCACCCTCTGGGGTGACAGCCTCATGCGCTCGGCCGGGCTCTTCGGCGGGTCGGTCCTGCTGGTCCTGCTCGGCTTCGTCCTGTGGACCTCGGACGTGCGGCACGACATGCACGGCCTGCCGGGCATCCTCGCCGCCGTGACCGCCCTGCTCCTCCTCGCCATGGCCTGCGTGCGCGCGCGGGTCTACGCGGACCGTGGTTCGTCGATCGCGCTGGGGATCGGCGTACTCGCCAACGCCGCGGTCGCCGGTGCCGGGCTCCTGCCGCTCAGTGCGGGCCAGGGCATCGGCAGGCTGCAGTTCCTGCTCGCCTGCGCCGCCGTGCTGGTGGCGTCCGTGATCCTCATGATCGCCGCTCCCGAAGGCGACGGCACCTTCGTCGCCTTCGTGTTCGCCTCCGTCATCGGCGTACTGGTCACCTTCATCGCGATCATGACCGGCATGGAGCCGGCCGAGACCGCAGCCGTTTGTGCCCCCCTCTCCGTGGGGCTCCTCGCCTTCCTGCCCGGTCTCTCCACCCGTTTCGCCCGCCTCCCGATCGGCTTCGAGCCGCCCCGCACCACCGCCGGTGACTACGGGACGTCCGACCCGGCGCCACAGGGGCCGGTCGACGCCGACCGCATCACGGCCCAGGCGCGGCGCGGCCACGAACTGCTCCTCGGCCTGGTCGGCGGATGCGCCCTGGTGGCCGTGGGAGCCGCTGCGGTGCTCGGTTTCTCGGACAGCGTCTGGGGCCAGCTGCTGGCGCTCGCCACCGGGGTCGCGATGCTGATGCGCGCCCACCTGTTCCGCTACACGGCCCAGGTCGGCTGCGCCCTGGGAGCAGGCCTCGCCGCACTCGTGCTCCTCGGCCTCGGGCTGTCGCTCAACCCGCCGGTCGAGCTGATCCGCGAGGCGCTCAAGGGGGACGGCGCGGGACTCGACATCCGTACGATCTGGCTCACCGCCGCGGTCGCCGGTGTCGCCGCGCTGATCACCGCCATCGGACTGATCGTGCCGCGCAAGGGGGTCACGCCGTTCTGGGGCCGCTTCCTGGAGGTCGCCGAGGCGTGCGTGCTCCTGACGCTGCTGCCGCTGTGCCTCGCCGTTTTCGACGTCTACCACTCGATCCGGGCGCTCACCAGCTGA
- a CDS encoding transposase, producing the protein MIDGRYKKRNTVGRAINKLKNLRAAATRYDKRGYVFLGTVTAAALVIWLRA; encoded by the coding sequence GTGATCGACGGGCGGTACAAGAAACGCAACACCGTCGGGAGGGCCATCAACAAGCTGAAGAACCTCCGGGCCGCCGCGACCCGTTACGACAAGCGCGGATATGTCTTCCTCGGCACTGTGACCGCGGCCGCCCTGGTCATCTGGCTACGGGCTTGA
- a CDS encoding DUF6571 family protein — MDLETLRFAKFGQLDAAVTDWSTMVTNLATLKEDARDGLKAKAEKADWSGENANVTKGFVDKTVREFDDAHKQAKSLWSILKDTRDELKVYQGQLNDALERGLKKNLTVTTTGGGGFTVTMNIHPDRAAKGTTVPDHGQSDVTALRDELQKILDKATESDKTGSTALRALADQADLGFTGAEYKDRDTAANAIKQADELSALAKKKPEDLTVKEFDKLNAGLGKMSGDELFAARFAENLKAQGTLDFWAGLNDPHRAYDIGRERVDQYDELQKNLSLTLATASQSDSQGMTTWKRDMVELGSQPISKNSGTLGFQVMSNLMRWGNYDNKFLDDYGNELIKTEKKFTDNGRHGAWQHMGMDPLLNRTGSDSGSDPMTGFMRALSNSPDAATEFFSDTFVTKDEDHDFKEDTDGDGKKGMRELSNFDYLFEERDWPEDRNDKGDDSISGRNNMALALEAAITGHAAGEQPPENAPAHTAQQANLMESVVGSIADDPSRLSDHGYMSDSIGQIAAEYMPDIHRGLHPGESGEETLFPLAGSQAKLGETDITRFLYTLGQNPEGYASVNAAQHSYTTNLMEHHFRNPDAYIGTDPSFTQAQNLKAGIEAVATVAGEVEGTIGAGRAYQGELDGGAKDAEYNKAIETTSTLVGSAVGIGVGLGTAPYVGPGGVIVGGIAGTAAEEIIGAITEGSLRDSSDKVIYSNGQAMDGTKESTYKLVELAAEKAGQSSGNPSPHINATVAGAAEQGFNNAKSNVHDAFEGEGIPKQLEKKG, encoded by the coding sequence ATGGATCTCGAGACCCTGCGCTTCGCCAAGTTCGGGCAGTTGGACGCGGCCGTCACCGACTGGTCGACCATGGTGACCAACCTCGCCACCCTGAAGGAAGATGCCCGGGACGGCCTCAAGGCAAAAGCCGAGAAGGCCGACTGGTCGGGCGAGAACGCCAATGTCACCAAAGGGTTCGTCGACAAGACGGTGCGCGAGTTCGATGACGCCCACAAGCAGGCCAAGTCCCTGTGGAGCATCCTCAAGGACACGCGCGACGAGTTGAAGGTGTACCAGGGGCAGCTGAACGACGCCCTGGAACGCGGCCTGAAGAAGAACCTCACGGTCACCACGACAGGCGGTGGTGGCTTCACGGTCACGATGAACATCCACCCGGACCGTGCGGCCAAGGGCACGACTGTTCCCGACCACGGCCAGAGCGACGTCACCGCGCTCCGCGACGAGCTCCAGAAGATCCTCGACAAGGCCACCGAGAGCGACAAGACGGGCTCCACCGCCCTCAGGGCCTTGGCGGACCAGGCCGATCTCGGATTCACGGGCGCCGAGTACAAGGACCGGGACACCGCGGCCAACGCGATCAAGCAGGCCGACGAGCTCTCGGCACTCGCGAAGAAGAAGCCTGAGGACCTCACGGTCAAGGAGTTCGACAAGCTGAACGCCGGGCTGGGGAAGATGTCGGGCGACGAGCTGTTCGCCGCCCGTTTCGCGGAGAATCTGAAGGCACAGGGGACGCTGGACTTCTGGGCAGGTCTGAACGATCCCCACCGCGCCTATGACATCGGCAGGGAGAGGGTCGACCAGTACGACGAACTCCAGAAGAACCTGAGCCTCACCCTGGCGACCGCCAGTCAGAGCGACTCGCAGGGAATGACGACCTGGAAGCGCGACATGGTGGAACTCGGCAGCCAGCCGATTTCCAAGAACTCCGGCACCCTGGGCTTCCAGGTGATGAGCAACCTGATGCGATGGGGGAACTATGACAACAAGTTCCTCGATGACTACGGCAATGAGCTGATCAAGACCGAGAAGAAGTTCACCGACAACGGGCGCCACGGCGCCTGGCAGCACATGGGGATGGACCCTCTCCTCAACCGGACGGGATCCGACTCGGGGTCGGATCCGATGACCGGCTTCATGAGGGCTCTCTCGAACAGTCCTGACGCTGCGACGGAGTTCTTCAGCGACACCTTCGTCACGAAGGATGAGGATCACGACTTCAAGGAGGACACGGACGGGGACGGAAAGAAGGGGATGAGGGAGCTCAGCAACTTCGACTACCTCTTCGAGGAGCGGGACTGGCCGGAGGACCGGAACGACAAGGGCGACGACAGCATCTCCGGGCGGAACAACATGGCTTTGGCTCTCGAAGCAGCGATAACGGGACACGCCGCGGGTGAGCAACCGCCAGAGAACGCACCAGCACACACCGCCCAACAGGCAAATCTGATGGAGAGCGTTGTCGGTTCAATTGCTGACGATCCTAGCCGCTTGTCCGACCACGGTTATATGTCCGACAGTATCGGGCAGATCGCAGCCGAATACATGCCGGACATTCACCGCGGCTTGCATCCGGGCGAGTCCGGAGAAGAGACCCTGTTCCCCCTCGCAGGTTCACAGGCAAAACTCGGCGAGACGGATATAACCCGCTTCCTCTACACGCTCGGCCAAAATCCTGAAGGATACGCCTCGGTCAATGCTGCTCAGCACAGCTACACCACCAATTTGATGGAGCACCACTTCAGAAACCCTGATGCATACATCGGCACGGATCCATCCTTCACGCAGGCTCAGAACCTGAAGGCTGGAATCGAGGCTGTTGCCACCGTGGCAGGCGAAGTCGAGGGCACCATCGGAGCAGGACGCGCATACCAGGGCGAGTTGGACGGAGGCGCCAAGGACGCCGAGTACAACAAGGCCATTGAAACGACAAGCACCTTGGTGGGAAGCGCTGTCGGGATCGGCGTCGGCCTCGGCACGGCGCCGTACGTCGGGCCAGGTGGAGTGATTGTCGGAGGTATCGCCGGGACCGCTGCTGAAGAAATCATCGGAGCAATCACCGAAGGCTCCTTGAGGGACAGCAGCGATAAGGTGATCTACAGCAACGGGCAAGCCATGGACGGCACCAAAGAATCCACGTACAAACTCGTCGAATTGGCTGCCGAAAAGGCTGGCCAGAGTTCAGGGAACCCTTCGCCACACATCAACGCAACAGTGGCAGGTGCAGCGGAACAGGGATTTAATAACGCTAAGTCCAACGTGCATGACGCTTTCGAGGGCGAAGGCATCCCGAAGCAGCTCGAAAAGAAGGGTTAA